Proteins encoded within one genomic window of Bacteroidota bacterium:
- a CDS encoding SUMF1/EgtB/PvdO family nonheme iron enzyme, producing MKKLLLLLPACLLLFAAKNLSKYPEFDAKKEMVALPSGIWMSKYEVSQARYKQFLAEIPQEKMLEMKPDSTVWLTTGFNDPYAKYYFQHYAFSTYPVVGISHAAANAFCDWMTVKYGKVLKMKTADGSVPSGYRFRLPTEAEWMAAAGGERHHGTSYPGGYHYPRDHRGRFIFNHKVGKGDFAGYAGGIGKDYEGYMITAPVDAYWADPSGFYNLTGNVAEMVAEFGVAKGGSWNHRSDDCTIESVNSYERPATWLGFRIVLEAIPASDTAS from the coding sequence ATGAAGAAGTTATTGCTCCTGCTCCCGGCTTGTCTTTTGCTTTTTGCTGCGAAAAATCTATCCAAGTACCCGGAATTTGATGCCAAAAAGGAAATGGTCGCCCTTCCATCAGGCATTTGGATGTCCAAATACGAAGTTTCCCAAGCGCGTTACAAGCAGTTTCTGGCCGAAATCCCACAGGAAAAGATGCTGGAAATGAAGCCTGATTCCACTGTTTGGCTTACCACTGGATTCAACGATCCCTACGCGAAGTATTATTTTCAGCATTACGCCTTCTCCACGTATCCCGTGGTCGGCATCAGCCATGCAGCTGCAAACGCATTTTGTGATTGGATGACTGTCAAATATGGCAAGGTGCTGAAAATGAAAACCGCAGATGGTAGTGTTCCATCGGGTTATCGGTTTCGGCTTCCCACGGAGGCAGAATGGATGGCAGCAGCAGGGGGGGAGCGGCACCATGGAACGAGTTATCCTGGAGGTTATCACTATCCGCGCGATCACCGCGGAAGGTTCATTTTCAACCACAAAGTCGGGAAAGGTGATTTTGCAGGATATGCAGGCGGAATCGGCAAGGACTATGAAGGCTATATGATCACAGCTCCGGTTGATGCTTATTGGGCCGATCCTTCTGGATTTTACAATCTCACTGGAAATGTTGCCGAAATGGTCGCCGAGTTTGGCGTTGCCAAAGGCGGAAGTTGGAATCACCGTTCCGATGATTGCACCATCGAGAGTGTCAATTCCTATGAAAGACCTGCGACTTGGCTTGGGTTTAGAATTGTCTTGGAGGCGATTCCTGCCTCAGATACGGCAAGTTGA
- a CDS encoding FKBP-type peptidyl-prolyl cis-trans isomerase, whose protein sequence is MAQKAIPLKTKADSLGYAVGMNIGNDFKKQGIQLNLETLMAGLKDAMESKPTTLSDADARAVLTAYQVAQQAKANAEKNAKANANLKKGEEFLAQNKIKPGIQVLPNGLQYEVLVEGTGISPKATDKVTTHYRGTLIDGTEFDSSYKRGQPATFGVNGVIQAWQIMLPMMKEGGKVRLYSPSNLAYGASGQGATIGPNEVLIFDIELIKVN, encoded by the coding sequence ATGGCGCAAAAGGCCATTCCACTTAAAACCAAAGCTGACAGCCTCGGCTACGCCGTCGGCATGAACATCGGCAACGATTTCAAGAAGCAAGGCATTCAGCTGAACCTTGAAACTTTGATGGCAGGTCTCAAAGACGCCATGGAAAGCAAGCCGACCACATTGAGCGATGCCGATGCACGCGCCGTGTTGACAGCCTATCAAGTGGCGCAGCAGGCCAAGGCCAATGCTGAGAAAAACGCCAAAGCAAACGCCAATCTCAAAAAAGGAGAGGAATTCCTCGCCCAAAACAAGATCAAGCCCGGCATCCAAGTGTTGCCCAACGGCTTGCAATACGAAGTCCTCGTCGAGGGCACAGGCATCAGCCCCAAGGCAACCGACAAAGTCACCACGCATTACCGTGGCACATTGATCGACGGCACCGAATTTGACAGCTCCTACAAGCGCGGCCAACCCGCTACATTTGGCGTCAATGGCGTGATTCAGGCTTGGCAGATCATGTTGCCGATGATGAAGGAGGGCGGCAAAGTTCGCCTCTATTCACCCTCCAACCTCGCCTACGGCGCGAGCGGTCAGGGTGCCACCATCGGCCCGAACGAGGTGCTGATCTTCGACATTGAACTCATCAAGGTCAACTGA